The sequence ATGGCATCTGCAGCATCCGGCTCATCCACTATGACAGCCTGGAACCTTCTTTCCAATGCTTTATCCTTCTCGATATATTTCTGGTATTCTTTGAGTGTCGTAGCACCGATTGCATGTAATTCACCTCTTGCCAAGGCAGGCTTCAACAAGTTAGCCGCATCCATGGCTCCCTCACCTCCACCTCCTGCTCCGATCAGTGTATGAATCTCATCGATGAAAAGAATAATTTCTCCTTCTGCATCTGTCACTTCTTTGATTACCGCTTTCAATCGCTCCTCAAACTCCCCTTTGTATTTGGCACCAGCTACCAACAAACCCATATCCAAAGAGATCAAGGTTTTTGATTTTAAGTTTTCTGGAACATCACCAGATACAATTCGCTGGGCCAAGCCTTCCACAATGGCAGTTTTACCTACACCGGGCTCACCTAATAAGATGGGGTTATTTTTAGTTCTTCTTGCTAAAATTTGAAGAACCCTTCTAATTTCTTCATCACGACCAATAACGGGATCTATTTTCCCTTTCTTAGCCATTTCGTTCAGGTTTTTAGAATATTTCTCTAAAGCCTGATATTTACTTTCTGCATTTGGGTCTGTCACTTTATTACCTTTTCTAAGTTCTTTAATTGCCTCGATCAAAGGTTTTTCGGAAATCCCCTGATCTTTTAAAATCCTTGAAGCAGGGTCCCCTGCCGCCAGAATGCTCAATAGTAAATGCTCAATTGCCACATATTCATCCCCAAAAGTTTTCAAATAATCTTTTGCTTTGGTCAATACTTGGTTGGCAGCATTACTTAGGTAAGGTTGTTGTCCACCACTTACCTTTGGCAAACGCTCTAACTGCTCATCCAATTTCTGATTGAGCAATTGCTTATTTGCACCGAGTTTTTTGAATAAAAAATCGGTCACATTTTCATCCTCCGAGAAAATTCCTTTTAGTATATGAGCGGGCTCGATATTAGGCTGACCTGCAGCTGATGCCAACTCCACCGCTTTCTGAATCGCCTCTTGGGACTTGATTGTAAATTGTTTGAAATCCATTATAGTTGGTTTTTTTATGTTTCTAATTTGAATGAGTACATCAGGAATTTCTCACATTTCTCCTTTCCCGGATGTAACACATTTTTTATTTAGCAAATCCAACTCCAAGTGCATTTTCAAGTCATTATGACCGATAAATATGCTTTTTATTCAAAAAATCGGATTTTTTGACAGTAAAATATTCTAGACTCTTAAAAAAGAAAGTTAAGATAACAGATCCTTACTACCTACTTTTGCTCCTTGACTTCGGCCAAGTCTCCAATATCAATAGCTAAGTTAGGGTGCTCTTCTTCCAACTGTCTAGCTAATTCCTTGCTGACTTTTGTATTCCAGACATACACACTTTGCAAGCTCTTAATTTGAGCAAGCGAATTAAGTGTAGAATCCCCTACAGAGGTGTTATAAAGGTTGACAGTTTCTAAGTTATTCAACTTCCCCAAAGCTGAGGCACCTTTATCCGTGATGGGATTATTATCCAACAATAATTTTGTGAGATTCTGGAATTCTGCAATGATCCCTAAGGATTCATCTTTGATATCTGACTCACCCAAGTCAAGCCAAGTGATTTGCTCTCCAATCTCTTTTAATGCCTCAATATTTTCACTTTTCAACTTCCCGATTGCGACTACCTCCAAAAAATTATTTTCTTCAGATAACGTAGCAATTCTAAACCCTTTCCCCCTGATCTCATTCAAAGTTGTTTCAGGAACAGCTGCTACTTTTACTTTTTCATAATGAGCCTTTTTTCTAGTAGAAAGCCCATAGGTACTTTCGATCAATTCTTTGATTTCTTTAGGAATCTCTTCACTCGTCACACTTAATTGTTGATCAATTCCATTTTCAATCCAATACTTCAGCAGGGTTATTTCTCCATAAGAAAGTCCCGCGCCTTTGGGGGGCATAAACTTTTTACTTTCAGGATTCAATGTCACCCGCTGATACAATTCACTGGTCGATAAAGAGCCTTCCTCAATCGCAGGACCTGTCTCTCCCCCTACCTTCAAATCCTTTAATGTCATAATACTCAACCCTCCTTTTTTTGATTCCCCCTGGTGACAGGAGGCACATTTTTGAATTAATGCTGGCTGGATTATATGTTCAAATACCAAAGTAGAATCTGCATCCTCAGGAAAGGAAAAGTTGCCTTTCTCTGATTCAGCATTGGAAACTAATTCCTGAATAAAGGAAGGGGCATAATCAAAAAGGTATCCTTCACCATGTGTGAGATTCCCTCCCAAATGTCCTGTAACAGAAATGCTGATGGCCAACATCCCCAAACAAAACCCAAGCTTTTTTTTCTGTTTATTAATTTCTGAATCAAGAAAACGGATATTCAATCGCTCCCTAAGCAGTATCCCAGATGAACTTTTATCGAAAAATCCTAAGATCAATAGCAATGAAGCAACAGAAAGTAGGGCAACGACAATTCCCATCCACCTATGCCAGGATAGGGTTTCTTCGGGATACCCTCCTTCAGTGGCAAGAAAAAAACCGAACACCACTGCTAAAATTGCACTAATAGCACTCAATA comes from Algoriphagus halophilus and encodes:
- a CDS encoding c-type cytochrome domain-containing protein, whose protein sequence is MLNIFLQSDSTLFFGRFHSLIVHLPIGFILLGVAVFLLSLFKKFRFLLTSLPLILLLSAISAILAVVFGFFLATEGGYPEETLSWHRWMGIVVALLSVASLLLILGFFDKSSSGILLRERLNIRFLDSEINKQKKKLGFCLGMLAISISVTGHLGGNLTHGEGYLFDYAPSFIQELVSNAESEKGNFSFPEDADSTLVFEHIIQPALIQKCASCHQGESKKGGLSIMTLKDLKVGGETGPAIEEGSLSTSELYQRVTLNPESKKFMPPKGAGLSYGEITLLKYWIENGIDQQLSVTSEEIPKEIKELIESTYGLSTRKKAHYEKVKVAAVPETTLNEIRGKGFRIATLSEENNFLEVVAIGKLKSENIEALKEIGEQITWLDLGESDIKDESLGIIAEFQNLTKLLLDNNPITDKGASALGKLNNLETVNLYNTSVGDSTLNSLAQIKSLQSVYVWNTKVSKELARQLEEEHPNLAIDIGDLAEVKEQK